DNA from Bacillota bacterium:
GGGCAAGGATGGAAGAGATGGCACTGGCGGCCCCTGTTCCCCGGCGCTTCTTGGGCTCCCTTGAGGCGTCCCCTATGGCCATCATTGCCGAGGTCAAGAGGGCCTCACCTTCGAGAGGGGTTCTCATGCTAGACCCGGACCCCCTGGGGATGGCCCTGGCCTACGAGAGGGCGGGGGTGAACGCTGTGTCAGTGGTGACGGAAGAGGATTTCTTCCTAGGCACCCAGTCCGACCTCCGATTGGTGAAGGGAGGGATATCCCTGCCGGTCATGAGGAAAGACTTCATCATCCACCCTTACCAGGTCTTAGAATCCCGTGCCATAGGCGCTGATGCCGTGTTGCTTATCGTCAAGTGCTTGCGGGAAAAGGGGTTGAAAGAGTTCCTCGGTCTTTGTGAGAGCATTGGGCTTGAGGCCTTGGTTGAGGTTCATGACCGGGAGGAGGCCCATATCGCAGTGAATGCCGGAGCTAGGATCATCGGGATCAATAACCGGGACCTTGTGACCTTCCATACAGACATAGGGGTTACTGAGGCGGTGTTACCCGTCATACCCCCCGATCGGTTCGTGGTGAGTGAAAGCGGTATCTGGGCACGGGAGGACGTGGTCAGGGTATGCCGGGCTGGGGCCAGGGGTGTGCTGGTGGGGGAGGCTCTGGTGAAGTCCGGGCCTGGTGGGGTCCAGGCCAAGATCCGGGAGTTCAGGGGCGAGGAGGATGGCTTCTGATGGGCACCTTTGTAAAGATCTGCGGTATTACCTCCCTGGAGGCAGCCCTGGCCTGCGCAAGGGGCGGTGCCGATGCCATTGGTTTCGTGTTTGCCAAGAGCCGCCGGAGGGTCAGTGTAGCCGAGGCCAAGCGGATCTCCCTGGGCCTTCCCGGTGGCCTGTACAGGGTTGGGGTGTTTGTGGATATGAGACCTGACTACGTCCTGGAGGTGGCCGGCGAGGTGTGCCTCACTCACCTGCAACTTCACGGTTCGGAAAGCCCCGCGCAGTGTGAATACCTCAGAGACAGGAGGCTTCCCGTGATAAAGGCTCTCAGGGTCAGGAACACAGAGAGCCTGAAGAGGATGGCCTCGTATGACGTGGATGCGTTCCTCTTAGACTCGTATGTCCCGGGAAGAGTGGGAGGCACAGGCACCATGATTGACCTGGATCTTCTAGGCAGACTGGGTACAGGCAGTCCCATCATCGTAGCGGGGGGCCTGGACTCCGGCAACGTCCCGCCGGTGATCAGGGCCGTTCGCCCCTACGGGGTGGACGTCAGTTCTGGAGTGGAACGTAACGGGGTCAAGGCCGCCGATCTGATCCTCGACTTCATCCGGGCGGTGAGGGAGGCAGAAATGGAGACTGGCTCCCCAGAGGACTTGCCCGCCGACAGTGTGGTCCGGGCCCAGTGCCACCCACGCCAAAGCCATGACAGTACCAGGAAGGGAGAGAAGGCATAGAGCCCTTCTAGGGCTTTTGCCGCAAACCTATGAACAATGTCACCCTGCCTGATGCATCAGGTTACTTCGGTGCCTACGGGGGCCGGTTCGTTCCCGAAGCCTTGATGCCCGCGTTGATGGAACTTGAAGAGGCCTATAACACCTATTCCATAGACCCGTCGTTTGCCTTGGAGTTGGAGGCCTGCTTGAGGGACTATGCGGGTAGGCCCACGCCCCTCTACTTCGCCCCTAGTCTTAGCGAGTCACTGCCAGCCCTCCAGGTCTACCTCAAACGTGAGGACCTGAACCACACGGGAGCCCACAAGATCAATAACGCGCTGGGACAGTGCCTCCTGGCCAGGCGGATGGGCAAGAAGCGGGTCATAGCGGAGACCGGAGCCGGGCAGCACGGTGTGGCTACCTCAACAGTGGCAGCCCTCCTGGGTCTACAGTGCCAGGTATACATGGGGGAAGAGGACATGCGCAGGCAGGCCGTAAATGTGCTCCGCATGAGGGTGCTGGGGGCCGAGGTGATCCCTGTGAAGACGGGCACGAAAACCCTGAAGGAGGCTGTAAACGAGGCCATCAGGGACTGGGTTAGCAGTGTCAACGACACTCACTACGTCATAGGGTCCGTTGTGGGCCCCCATCCCTACCCCATGATGGTCAGGGACTTCCAGTCCGTCATCGGCCGCGAAGCCCGGGAACAGTTCCTGGCCCTTCGTGGCTGCCTCCCCGGCTACCTGGTGGCCTCGGTTGGCGGTGGCAGTAACGCTATTGGGCTGTTCCATCCCTTCCTGGGAGACCCTGTGAAGATGGTAGGGGTAGAGGCTGGTGGCTACGGTCTTACAACCTCCATGCACGCGGCAACGCTGTCCTTGGGACGACCAGGGATCCTGCATGGTACCTTTA
Protein-coding regions in this window:
- the trpC gene encoding indole-3-glycerol phosphate synthase TrpC, which translates into the protein MSGTGILERITRRKLKRVEEAMRGIPWARMEEMALAAPVPRRFLGSLEASPMAIIAEVKRASPSRGVLMLDPDPLGMALAYERAGVNAVSVVTEEDFFLGTQSDLRLVKGGISLPVMRKDFIIHPYQVLESRAIGADAVLLIVKCLREKGLKEFLGLCESIGLEALVEVHDREEAHIAVNAGARIIGINNRDLVTFHTDIGVTEAVLPVIPPDRFVVSESGIWAREDVVRVCRAGARGVLVGEALVKSGPGGVQAKIREFRGEEDGF
- a CDS encoding phosphoribosylanthranilate isomerase codes for the protein MGTFVKICGITSLEAALACARGGADAIGFVFAKSRRRVSVAEAKRISLGLPGGLYRVGVFVDMRPDYVLEVAGEVCLTHLQLHGSESPAQCEYLRDRRLPVIKALRVRNTESLKRMASYDVDAFLLDSYVPGRVGGTGTMIDLDLLGRLGTGSPIIVAGGLDSGNVPPVIRAVRPYGVDVSSGVERNGVKAADLILDFIRAVREAEMETGSPEDLPADSVVRAQCHPRQSHDSTRKGEKA
- the trpB gene encoding tryptophan synthase subunit beta, coding for MNNVTLPDASGYFGAYGGRFVPEALMPALMELEEAYNTYSIDPSFALELEACLRDYAGRPTPLYFAPSLSESLPALQVYLKREDLNHTGAHKINNALGQCLLARRMGKKRVIAETGAGQHGVATSTVAALLGLQCQVYMGEEDMRRQAVNVLRMRVLGAEVIPVKTGTKTLKEAVNEAIRDWVSSVNDTHYVIGSVVGPHPYPMMVRDFQSVIGREAREQFLALRGCLPGYLVASVGGGSNAIGLFHPFLGDPVKMVGVEAGGYGLTTSMHAATLSLGRPGILHGTFSYLLQDKDGQVLTAHSISAGLDYPGVGPEHSYLKDAHRVEYRAITDTRALAAFHKLARLEGIIPALESAHALAFLEDLALVCPPGTSVIACLSGRGDKDMDLVSGHDQVLEG